GAAAGCAATATATATTCTTTCTTCAGAAGAACGACTAAGGCAGTTTAGCAGCAATGCATTGGTTCAAGCAAAACAATTCTCTATTCATAGTGCTTTGCACGGCTATTGTGAGGTTTATGAAAAAGCAATTTCTGCTGTAAAAAGATAATTACAACACAATCTCTTCTCCGGCTTGGTTCTCAAATGCAAAGAGTCCCAATGGAGTTTGTTTGTCATCACGTATATTGAGCCATTTGCCGTATTTGAGAAACCATTTCATGCGAATAGTAATTATACCTTTTGTGAAATATGATTTCAAAATGGGATTGCAAACCAGCGTTAATTTCTTCATATTTTGGTTCATATACAGATAGGCAAGTGCTTCATCAATTCTGTCTTCAAGTAGGTTAGCAGACTCAACTTTGCCGGAGCCGTTGCAAGCAGGACAAACCTCAGATGTAATAATCACAGTCTCAGGTCTGATTCTTTCTCTGGTTATCTGAATTAAACCAAATTTGCTCATTGGCAGAATACTGTGTCGTGCCTTGTCGGCTTTCATGTATTCAAGCAATTTCTCATTGAGTTGTTTTTTGTGTAGCGGTGATTTAAGGTCAATAAAATCAACAACGATAATCCCACCCATATCGCGGAGCCTTAATTGACGAGCAATTTCTTGTGCTGCTTCAAGATTAACTCGCAGAGAAATCTCTTGTTGACTTTCACCTGCATTAAGTTGACGACCACTGTTTACATCTATAACATGTAATGCCTCTGTATGTTCAATGATAAGATATGAGCCGGCAGAAAAAGGCACCTTCTTTCCAAATGAAGTCTTGATTTGTCGGTCAATATCAAAGTTCTCGAACAAACTCGCTTTACCCTTGTACAGTTTTACTAAGTTTGATTTACCGTGTGAAATACGATTAACTATTTGACGGATTTCATCCATCAAGGGCATTTCGTTTACCCAGATATTTTCAAAACTATCATTTAGTAAATCACGCAGAATCACCTCTATCTTAGAACCTTCGCTCAGTAACTTTGTCCTGTGATTGGCATTATGTAAGGCTTTTACAGTAGAATCCCATTTTTTAAGTTGTTCTTGTAGGTCATTTTTGACCTCTTCATATGTCGCTTCTTCAGCAACGGTCCTAACAATAATCCCAAAGTTTTGAGGTCGAAAGTCTCTAAAGAGATTTTTAATTTCCTTCTTTTTTTCAGGATTTCCTATCTTTCGAGAAACAGAAAGCTGCTGAGAAAATGGCATTAAAACTAAATACCTACCTGCAAATGAAATGTCGCAACCCACACGCGCACCTTTGTTATGAATAGGCTCTTTGAGAATCTGAACCATGATGAGTTGCCCTTTTTTAACATAGTCGCCTATGGGAGCACCCTTAAATGTGTCAGGTTGAAATTCTATATTGTCAAGCTTGGTATTTTTAACACCTGCTTGATGCGCAGTTTTAAAGTAGTTATTATATGTAAGAAATTTAACACCAAGGTCGTGGATATGCAAAAAAGCATCCCTTGTGTCACCTATGTCTATAAATGCAGCATTAATTCCCGGAACAACTCGTTTAACCTTGCCCAGATATAAGTCCCCAACTTTAAAAGATTCGTTACCACTTTCGTTGTGGTACTCCACTAATTTTTTGTCGGATAATAAGGCGATTTTTGTTTGTCCGGCAACTCTTTCTATGAATAATTCGTTGACCAAACTTATAAAGAATAAAATGAATAGAAGACTATTTCTTCTTGTGGCGATTCTTTCTTAAACGCTTTTTTCTTTTGTGAGTTGAAATTTTATGTCTTTTTCTTTTTTTACCGCTTGGCATATATCTTTAAAATTAAATTTTACTGTCCTTTTAATGTTTCCTTTGTTCTGAACTCGGTGCCTCGTTTCAAGTAGTAATCAGCACTGTCTTTTATGTTCATTCTGCTGAATACTTCACTGACTTTAAAGTTGTAGTCAGAATTAAAGGGCTGCAAAGATAGTAATTTTTTGAAACGTTCTAATGCTTTTTCAAATTGTCCTGATTCAATAGAAAAATCCCCTAACATATATAACGCATCAGTATTATTTGGGTCTTCTGACAACACTTCTTGTAACACACTGATTCCTTCCATTGATACAGGTTGAGTTCGTACTAATATAAAGCCTTTTAGTGTCTTTGCATCAAGGTTCTTAGGATTGTTGGTTAATATCTTTTCTAAAATTGCTTTTGCTTTTAATAAGAAGAGTGTACCTCGGGAGTCTTCTTTTGTAAATCTGTCTGCCACAATTAAATAACGTGCTGCTTGCAAACGCAGGCTATCATTTTGTTGCATTTCTGCAAGTTTGTCATTGTAATATGCAACCGTTGAAACCAAACCGGAATTGATAGCTCTTTCAATAAGGGTGCTAATAGAGTCGCTACTTAGTTTTGCTTGTAAAGGGAAATCTGTTTCAATGTTGTACCCTAATTCTGATATTTCTTCTGAAATAGCGAGCAGGTATGATTCTTCTGAAAAAACGGGTTGACTGGTTGCGGGTTTTGTGGTTTTAGTAATGTTTGCTTTTGAAGTTTTCCAGTTCTGAAATATTAGTAGGATTCCAATCGCTATTATTATAGAAATAATAGCAAGGCGAAATAGAGGCTTAGAGAGCATTATTTGACTTTAATTCTTTTTATTTTATCAGCAAAGGTTTTGGCTGGTTTAAACTTTGGAATGTAATGCGCTTCAACAACCATTGCAGTATTTTTGGTAATGTTTCTCGCAATTTTTTTAGCTCTTTTTTTCAAAATAAAACTCCCAAACCCTCTGAAAAAAATGTTCTCGCCTTTGCTCATTGAGTCTTTTACAACATCAAAGAATGAGTCAACAGTCTCGAGAACAACTGCTTTCTCCGTGCCTGTTTTTTCAGCAATTTTTGCTACTACTTCGGCTTTTGTCATGACTGTGTGTTTTAATTATTAGTAGGGCAAAATTAGTAATTCGTCTTTAACAAACAAGTGTTCAATTTGTTTAATATTGGCACTGCAATCGGATGAGTTGGT
The sequence above is drawn from the Bacteroidia bacterium genome and encodes:
- a CDS encoding tetratricopeptide repeat protein, which gives rise to MLSKPLFRLAIISIIIAIGILLIFQNWKTSKANITKTTKPATSQPVFSEESYLLAISEEISELGYNIETDFPLQAKLSSDSISTLIERAINSGLVSTVAYYNDKLAEMQQNDSLRLQAARYLIVADRFTKEDSRGTLFLLKAKAILEKILTNNPKNLDAKTLKGFILVRTQPVSMEGISVLQEVLSEDPNNTDALYMLGDFSIESGQFEKALERFKKLLSLQPFNSDYNFKVSEVFSRMNIKDSADYYLKRGTEFRTKETLKGQ
- a CDS encoding Rne/Rng family ribonuclease, yielding MVNELFIERVAGQTKIALLSDKKLVEYHNESGNESFKVGDLYLGKVKRVVPGINAAFIDIGDTRDAFLHIHDLGVKFLTYNNYFKTAHQAGVKNTKLDNIEFQPDTFKGAPIGDYVKKGQLIMVQILKEPIHNKGARVGCDISFAGRYLVLMPFSQQLSVSRKIGNPEKKKEIKNLFRDFRPQNFGIIVRTVAEEATYEEVKNDLQEQLKKWDSTVKALHNANHRTKLLSEGSKIEVILRDLLNDSFENIWVNEMPLMDEIRQIVNRISHGKSNLVKLYKGKASLFENFDIDRQIKTSFGKKVPFSAGSYLIIEHTEALHVIDVNSGRQLNAGESQQEISLRVNLEAAQEIARQLRLRDMGGIIVVDFIDLKSPLHKKQLNEKLLEYMKADKARHSILPMSKFGLIQITRERIRPETVIITSEVCPACNGSGKVESANLLEDRIDEALAYLYMNQNMKKLTLVCNPILKSYFTKGIITIRMKWFLKYGKWLNIRDDKQTPLGLFAFENQAGEEIVL
- a CDS encoding integration host factor subunit beta, translated to MTKAEVVAKIAEKTGTEKAVVLETVDSFFDVVKDSMSKGENIFFRGFGSFILKKRAKKIARNITKNTAMVVEAHYIPKFKPAKTFADKIKRIKVK